The following are encoded together in the Lathyrus oleraceus cultivar Zhongwan6 chromosome 3, CAAS_Psat_ZW6_1.0, whole genome shotgun sequence genome:
- the LOC127131438 gene encoding secreted RxLR effector protein 161-like: MDSCKAMSTPIGSGSYIDQDESGVSIDITKYRGMIGSLLYLTAKHPDIMFNVCLCACFQANPKESHLTAVKRTMKYLKGTKNVGLWYPNGSICNLVGYSDADYAGSKTDRKSNSGTCHILGNTLVSRACKKQACVSLRVAEAEYIATGSCCAQILWLKQQLGDYKLNLGCIPLCCDNIGAINITKNPVVHSRTKHIDIQNHFLRDHVLQGDVEVTFVDTHNQPLTSSQNHWHENCFTKFEGNLEF, from the coding sequence ATGGATAGTTGCAAGGCAATGTCTACTCCAATAGGATCCGGATCATacattgatcaagatgaatcagGTGTTTCGATTGACATCAcaaagtatcgaggtatgattggttccttACTCTATTTGACGGCAAAGCATCCTGATATAATGTTCAACGTGTGTCTTTGTGCGTGTTTTCAAGCTAATCCAAAGGAATCGCATCTCACCGCTGTTAAAAGGAccatgaagtatctcaaaggaacaaaaAATGTCGGCCTATGGTATCCTAACGGTAGTATTTGCAATTTAGTTGGTTATTCTGACGCTGATTATGCAGGAAGTAAAACTGATCGAAAAAGCAATAGTGGTACATGTCACATTCTTGGAAATACATTAGTATCACGGGCTTGCAAGAAACAAGCATGTGTTTCTCTTAGAGTTGCCGAAGCGGAATACATAGCAACAGGTAGCTGTTGTGCTCAAATactttggcttaagcaacaacttgGTGACTACAAACTCAATCTTGGATGCATTCCTCTATGTTGTGACAACATCGGTGCgataaacattacaaagaatccGGTCGTGCACTCaagaaccaaacatattgacattcAGAATCACTTTCTTCGTGATCACGTGCTTCAAGGAGATGTCGAAGTCACATTTGTGGATACTCATAATCAACCGCTGACATCTTCACAAAACCATTGGCATGAAAATTGTTTTACAAAATTCGAAGGGAACTTGGAATTCTAG